DNA sequence from the Candidatus Fluviicola riflensis genome:
TATGGATGGCGATTTGGCTCCGCTTTCTGAACTCATTGAATGGTGCGAGCAAAATGGCGCTTACTTAATTGTTGACGAAGCGCATGCCGGTGGTATTTACGGAAATAGCGGCAATGGGCTTCTAGAGCAACTAGGATTGCATCAACGGTGTTTCGCACGACTGTATACGTTTGGAAAAGCTTACGGTACGCACGGAGCTGTAGTTTGCGGAAGTGAACAACTGAAAGAATACCTCTATAATTTTGCGCGATCATTTATTTATTCCACAGCCCTTCCGCCAAATCAGTATTTGCATATCCGACAATCCGTTGAACGGGCGATGAATCCTGAATTGCGCCTTGGTTTGGAAGCGGTGATTTCCCGATTCAGATTGTTGGTGAAACCGGAGTTGCTGATCAGTGATCCTTCGTCGCCGATACAGGTGATTCCTATTCCTACACTCGAACAATGCGTGTTAATAGCCCGAAAGATGCAGGAAAACAAGCTGGCTGTGAAGGCCATTCTTCCTCCAACTGTTCCAGAAAACGGTCAGCGTTTACGCATTTGTTTACATAGCTATAACACCGATTCCGAAATCAATCAATTGGCGGCATTGCTGAATGAGTTGATGCATGAATAGTGAACTTTTCCTGTAAGAAGTTGTATGGAATGTTATGAAAAAGATCTTTTTAGTTGCTGTAAACATTTTCACGGTAGTATTCCTGCATGCTCAACCTGAGGCTAAAATTTTTCAGCATAGCTGGGCAGCGGGTATGTGTTGCGCCAGAGGAGCGGAATCAACCTTTTCAATCCAATTTCCACAAGGAACGTTTATCTGTTTCGATTCGTTGGAAGTTGAGTTTAACGGGTTGAAATACCTGTTTTCCGATACTCAGTTTACCAAAAGCAATAAAGCAGATTTATCGGTTGGTTTCACGGTAAGTTTTGGTTACAGTACAGATAGCAGAGGCTATGATTTGGAAGGAATAGGTACTTATCAAGGTCTTTCAATAGAGCAAATTCGGACAGTTTCCTATGCACTTCCGCGATTTATCTTGATCCGGCATGGTAAACGGGAAGTGATCGAAACTGTAGTGGTAGAGGAGACTATAACCGCTTATCCATAAACCTTCTGAAATTACTGACTTATTTCCGTAGGTTGAATAGATACTAAAACCCCATCCCAAAGTGCTATTCTACTTTTGAGTGCACGTTCCACATAAATCAACGCTTCGTCCCACTTAGCATCATCATTTCCACACAACGCTTCTACCATTTGCAGTGCCAAATGGCTGTGGTGATCACCGTCTACTTCAATGTGACGATCTAAGTAATATTTGAAAATTTCGACCTGATTCGGGAAACACTCGTTGATGTCATTGACGATTGTATGAAACATATTAGGGATCAAATCTTCTCGACCGAAAGTAAATACAGCAGCGATTATATGTGGTTTTCCAGTAGCAATCACTTCGAAGGTAAATTGCAGAAATTGCTTGGCAGCTTCGGGAATTTCAGCACGTTCAATGGCCTCCTGAATGGTTTTTCCTTGTTGCAACAGTGCAAATAATTCGTTGATACCATCCGTGGATGCGTCACATTGCTGCATAGCTTCGAGGTACAATTCGAAATGACTTTTGTGAGCATCTTCGCTCTCGTAAGAACGATCAGATTCTTCACCGGTAACGATTTCATTGATGAGGTAGCGCAGATTTCCGTTGCCTACTGGCATCCAGGGGATGCTCGTACATGTTAGTTCACGTTGCAAGGCTTTTAGAAGTGACATGAAATCCCAAACCGCATAAATGTGGTGTTCCATAAATATCCGAACATCTTGCAAGTCGTTGATGGCATTGTAGGCCGGATGATGAACAATTGCTTCGGATAACGATGCTGTTTTTGACTGAAGTTGAGAAATTCGTGCGTTCATGCGATTGGGTGCTTCTATAATTGACTGCAAAAGTAGTGTTGTTATTGCTTTTTAAAGGCTGAAACCGTTTTTTTTCGTGAAGACAACCTTTTTACTTTTGAATAGTAACTAAACCAAAAAGATCATGAGAAAAACAACTACAATTATTATTTGTTCATTGATGAGTTTGATGAACTTCTTTGCTTCCGGACAGGACTCAACTGCTGTTGATGGCTGTAATTCAGCCTGTACCTTTTCTTATTCGACCGATGGTCAGGGTGTTTCCACTTTTTCCGGACAATATTCGGGATCGGTTACTAATCCTCAATTTACCTGGTATGTAAATGGAAATGTAGTAGGAAGCGGGCAAAACTATTCCGGAAATGTAGCGAACCAAACGGAAGTTTGTTTTGAATTGGAAGGATATTCTGTCACCTTTGATTCGTTACAAGGACAACAAATTGATACCTGTTATGCGATCTACTGTGACATTGTCATAATCGGCGACACGATTGGGGGAACGGATAGCAGCGCAACTTCCGATTGCGGAACTACTTCAATCTATAGTTACAGTACCAATGCTAATGGTCAAACTACATTTACGGGTCAATATACAGGAACCACTAATCCATATTTCTTTTGGACGGTAAACGGAGTTTTTCAAGGTTCGAATACGTCGACTTTCACAGTAAATAACCTTGCAGATGGCGATGTCGTATGTTTTGAAGTACGCGAATACATCGTTATGTTCGATTCATTGAACCAATGGGTGGATACCTGTTCGGCAATTTACTGCAACACGTTTCAACTGGCCTCTTTGAATGAGCTGAGCCAATCTGTTATTTCACTTTATCCAAATCCAGCCAACGATTTGATTTCGATTGTTACTAAAAAAGAAGGAACGGAAGTGCTGATTACAGACGTAAATGGAGTTGTGGTACTGACTTCAATAGTATTGTCTGATATTGATATTTCGATGTTAACGAAAGGATTGTATTACGTGTGGTTGCGGGATGCAAACGGCAGTATTGTTAGTAAAACAGAACGATTAATAAAAGTGTAAGTTCTACCTTAAAAATGGAAAGCCGTTCATCTAACAAAAATGAGCGGCTTTCTTATGTGTTGTATAATAATTAATGTGAGTTCTGGATTACAATTCAGATTCCACCAGCTTTTTCATATTGCTCAAACCTTCATCGAAATCTTTGGCGAGCACCTTTTCCATATTCATGGCAACAAGTAGGATGTTCATCGGGTAGTTCATGCGGCTATTGAAGCCCCAAGCCACTTTGGTCTCGTTTTTAGAAATAGGAGTTGTAGTCATATATCCATGGGCAATTGCAGCAAATGGTTTGATAAAACGCAATTCAGATTCAATTCGTTCACCTTCTACAATCCGTTTGATTTCCTGTTCACCCTGGCCGACTTGTTTATGATCGCTTTCCCATTTGGAGGTGAAACCCGGAGTTCCATCTGTTCCCACGTATTCTTTCTTCATATTTGGGTCAATATTGGCCCATTTACTGAAACGATCCTGGTTGCGAAGTAATTTCAAAAAGCCAAATGTTTCATCGGTTGATTTTCCTACTACAATTGTACGTTCTACGCTGTAGTCTCTTTTGACGAATAATGCGATGATTAAAACAAGGGCAACCAATCCGATAATCGCGCCTAAAACAATCCAAAGTATGATCATAATGTGAGGGTTTTGTTGTGTGAATCTACAAAAAAGTTTTTGATGGAAACAAGCTTAAATCCAATTTTAAGCCGGTAAAAATTATCCGTTTCTAACCGTTAGAAACACTTATAGCCTTGTTACTACTGGGATTGGTGAAATAAAGTATGTTCTCTTGCAGAAATGACATAGAAGCATTTTTGCTGAATTCATGTCTACCGGCGATCGGCCATATAACACAAACAATACTTTTCTACCGGACTCGAAAGCGCTGAAATATTCAGGTTATCCGAAGCTTTTGAAACATCTACGATGGTTCCGTTTTTCATCACCAGATTAATGTTCTGGTTGGTTTGATTGTAGGCATTGTTGGTGAGTAATTCTGAGTAAACGAAGTATTGAACTTCCTCATCATTCAGGTCAAATTGCTGACGAACGATTTCCTGTTCCATCTTAATGCGATCTGGTCCGAATGGATCTTTGGAAATTTCCACTTTGTGAAGTCGACGGTTAACCAGGTTGGTAGAAAGAATCGATAATACTTTGTCAGGATGTTGCTGCCAAACTTTTACAGCTCCCATAATGTCGTAATCGTCCAACTGTGCGAAAGTGTCCAGTACACTCGGATCTTTCTCGAAATCTGCTTTGGTAACATCGTTTTTCAGGAAAAAACCCAGTGCAGGACTCGCAAAAACAGTTTCTCCACGTTTCACTAATTGTTTGGCACGCCGTAGTGCATTGATCAGCATAAATTCGGCACTCACGACTGTTTTGTGCAAATAGACCTGCCAGTACATGACCCGACGGGCCACCAGAAACTTTTCAATGGAATAAATGCCTTTTTCTTCTACCACCAGTTGATCGTTGACCACGTTTAACATTTCGATGATCCGTTCCGTTCCGATGATTCCTTCGGAAACACCTGTGAAAAAACTATCACGATTCAAATAATCTAAACGATCCATATCCAGTTGACTGGAAACCAATTGATGCAAAAACTTTTTCGGGTACTGATCTTTGAAAATCATCAGAGCACGTTCCAGGTCTTCTTTTCCTTCAAGGTGTTCTTCTGCGAGCCGTTCCAGGAAATAAACCGAAATCTGCTCGTGGCTCACGCCGTTTGCAATATCATATTCCAGCGCATGACTAAACGGCCCGTGACCGATATCGTGCAATAAAATAGCAATCAATGCGGCTCGTTCTTCTTCTTCCAGCACCACATGTCCTTTTCGGCGAATAGAATGAATGGCTTGCTGCATCAGGTGCATAGCCCCGATTACGTGATGAAAACGTGTGTGCAAAGCTCCAGGGTAAACAAGATGCGTCATTCCCAATTGCTTGATACGCCGCAACCGTTGTAAAAACGGATGTTCGATCAGATCGAAAATAAATTCGTCCGGAATAGTAATAAAACCATAAACGGGATCGTTGATGATTTTCTTTTTGTTATTTCTGTGGGCGTTTGTTCGCAATTGAATACCTTTATAGAACGAATTCAAAGCTAATTATTCTAATTAACATGCAAGCAAAGATTCTTTGGGCAGACGACGAAATGGAGTTTCTAAAACCCCATGTGCTCTTTTTGGAAGCCAAGGGTTACCAGGTCGATTTAATTAATAATGGCTCGGAAGCTGTGGAATTGTGCCAGGAGAACAATTACGACATTGTTTTCTTAGATGAAAATATGCCCGGAATCTCCGGTTTGGAAGCATTAGCGCGGATCAAAGAAATCCAACCACAATTGCCGGTGGTGATGATTACCAAAAGCGAAGAAGAATCCATTATGGAAGATGCTATCGGGAGTAAAATTGCCGATTACCTCATAAAACCTGTCAATCCGAACCAGTTGATCCTGTGTCTGAAAAAGAACCTGGATCACCGCAAACTGGTGTCGCAAAAAACCAATTCCAATTACCAGCAGGATTTCCGTCAGCTCGGAATGCAGCTCAACGGAAGATTGGATGCCAATGAATGGGGCGAAGTCTACAAAAAACTCATTTACTGGGATTTGGAGTTTGAAGGGTTGGAAGATCAGGGAATGCGCGAAATTTTGAATGCGCAGAAAAAAGAAGCCAATGATTTGTTCTGCCGGTTCATAGAAAAGAACTATGAAGATTGGTTCGATGGCGACGACGATGCACCCGACATGGTACATCATTTGCTGAAAGATCGTGTATTTCCGTTACTCGATGAACCGATTTTCCTGATCGTGATCGATAATTTGCGCTATGACCAATGGCAGGTATTGAAACCAATCGTTTCCAATTATTTTACGGTTGAAAAAGAAGAAATCGTGTATTCGATTTTGCCAACGGCGACGCATTATGCGCGTAATGCACTATTTGCCGGATTGGTTCCGACCGAAATTGCCAAACGCTTCCCGAATCACTGGCTGAACGAAGAAGATGAAGGTGGTAAAAACATGCACGAAGCCGTTTTTCTGGAAGGAAATCTGAAGCGAAACGGCAAAAACGTGAAATGGTCGTACAATAAAATCACCAATCTCGATGCCGGTAAAAAACTGGTAGATCAATTTCATAATTTGAAAGACAATCAGCTGAATGTGATCGTTTACAATTTTGTGGATATGCTTTCGCATGCGCGTACCGAGATGGATATGATCAAGGAATTGGCGGCTGACGAAGCTGCTTATCGTTCATTGACGCTTTCATGGTTTGAGCATTCGCCTTTGCAGGAAATCTTCAAGAAAATTGCCGAAAAAGGCGGAAAAGTAGTAGTGACAACTGATCACGGAACGGTTCGTGTGACCAATCCTGTGCGCATTGTTGGAGATCGTTCCACGAACACGAATTTACGTTACAAAACCGGACGAAATCTATCGTATAAAGACAAGGAAGTCTTCACGATCAAGCATCCCGAGAAAGTAGGTTTGCCAAAATCGACCATTTCAAGTGAGTATGTGTTTGTGCGGGAGAATGATTATTTCGTATACCCGAATAATTACAATCACTTCGTACATTATTACAACGATACGTTCCAGCACGGCGGTGTTTCGATGGAAGAATTACTGATTCCGTTTATCATTTTGCAGTCGAAATAATGGAATGGGTTGCGCATTCGTTAGATGATTTACCATTTGTCGCCAAGTCGTTTTTAGAATCGCTCGGTCATCATAAGATTGTTGTTTTTGACGGCCAAATGGGGGCGGGAAAAACTACGTTCATTACGGCTGTTTTAAAAGCGATGGGAATCACCGATCCGGATGGTTCACCCACGTATTCTATTGTCAACTCCTATCATTCCGATTATTATGGGAGCGTATTCCATTACGATGTGTATCGCTTGAAATCAATCGAAGAAGCACTGGGAATAGGCATGGAAGAAACACTTTACACCGATGCCTATTGTTTCATCGAATGGGGCGAAAAAGTGCAGGAAATCCTGCCGGAAGATACGCTTTGGGTGACCATTGAAGTGAATGAGATCGGGGAGCGGATTATTCGGGTAACGGAAAACAAATAACGGTGAGTTACTCGTTGTTCAACACAAAGCCACAAAGGAAAAACACAAGTTTGACGTTTTAGAAGACCACAAAGGGATTTATGTAGAACACCTTTGTGAACTTAACACGTCTAACCGTCCAACAAAGCTTTGCTCCTTCGCTAAAGCTTGTGCCATCGCTAAAGCTATTGGCGACACGCGATCGGCGAAAGCGTTGTGCCTTTATGTTTCAATTCATTTTTTAATCCTAAATCCACTGTTCATAATTCCATGCCTTGGTGAGGTGATTGTCGTGAATTGCTCGTATATTCGTATACCGTGAAAAGACGGTAAAAACGTGCGATATTATGGTAAAAGATCCGGAACTGTTGAAACAATTACTGAAAGAAGGCAACATTCTTCCAATGGAAGATATGCTGGAAATTTCGAAGAAAAAAGGGAGCTTAATCATTGGTATTCCAAAGGAAATAAGTTTCCAGGAACGCCGTGTAGCCCTTGTTCCCGAAGCTGTTTCGTTACTGATCGCCAATGGACATAATGTGCGTATAGAAACCGGTGCAGGTGAATCCAGTAATTTTCTGGACAATGAATACAGTGAAGCCGGTGCCGAAATTTGTCTTTCCGCGAAGGAGATATTTCAATGCGATATTATCCTGAAAGTGGCACCACCTTCCGAAGAAGAAGTTGATTTTATGCCGGGCGGACAAACCCTGATTTCAGCATTACAGCTGAGTGTTCAACCAAAAATTATTCTGCAGAAACTAATTGAGAAAAAAATCACGGCCATTGCCTGGGATTATATCCGTGACGAAGACGGCGTGTTTCCTGTTGTACGCACCATGGGCGAAATTGCCGGTACCACTTCAATACTGATTGCCGGTGAATTATTGTCATCGTTCAATTCCGGAAAAGGAATCATGCTTGGCGGTATTGCCGGTGTGCAACCTACTGAAGTTGTGGTGCTGGGAGCCGGAACCGTGGGTGAATTTGCTACCCGTGCCGCTATGGGATTGGGAGCTTCCGTGAAAGTATTCGACAACAGTTTATCGCGTTTACGCCGCCTGCAAAACGATCTCGGTTCGCGTATTTATACATCCATCATTCAACCCAAAGTATTGGCAAAAGCAGTTATGCGTGCTGATGTGGTGATTGGTGCCATTCGTTCTCCGTTGGGGAGAACCCCATGCGTGGTTTCAGAAGAAATGGTCGAAAACATGAAGGAAGGATCGGTAGTGGTTGATGTGAGCATCGATCAGGGCGGTTGCTTTGAAACATCGCGTGTCACCAACCACAACAAACCTACATTTGTCAAATACGGCGTCACCCATTATTGCGTGCCTAATATTGCTTCACGTGTTCCAAGGACGGCTTCTTTTGCTTTATCAAACATTTTCTCACCTATTTTATTGTCCATGGGAGATTCGGGCGGTTGTTTGGACCTGATTAGAAACGATCATGGTTTCAGAGGTGGAGTTTACATTTATCGCGGAATTCTTACCAGCGAAGTGCTTGGAAAAGTCTTCGATCTTAAGTACAAAGATTTGGACTTGCTCATGATGGGACTTAAGGGATAGAGGTTTGTTTGTGAGGAATATAGCCTCTGAATAATACAAAAACCGACAAAGTAATTTGTTTTCGCTAATAAACCAGAACGATTTTATTTGGTCATTCGTCTACAATTTTTGTTAATTGAGCGTAAAAAATAGGATGTTCAATTAAATAAGAATTGTATTTTTAGAGATGTATACTGAATACACTACTGGAAATTAATTAGCTACTGTGAAAAAACTCAACTATTCTGAGGAAGAATTGGTATTGTTGCTGCAACAGAAAAACCTGAAGGCCTTTAATTATCTCTACGATAACTATGCACCGGGTTTGTTGGGGATAATTATGCGTTTATTACGTAGCCAATCTGTTTCCGAAGATGTGTTACAAACGGTTTTCGTGAAAATCTGGAAAGGAATAGAAAGCTATGACGCTTCCAGAGGAAGGTTGTATACCTGGATGATCAACATTTCAATCAATGCCGCTATCGATTATTCTAAATCAAAACAAGCGAAGAAAGAAACTGTTACAACCGGAATTGATACCAATATCGGTGCGGTTGATCGCACTAATTTCACGACCTTCAACACGGATGTGATCGGTTTGAAAGATCAGGTAGATACACTAAAGGATGAATACCGGATCTTGATAGAGTATATTTATTATCAGGGTCTTACACATGATGAAGCCGCCCAGGAACTGGATTTGCCTTTGGGAACAGTGAAGACACGCGTAAGATCAGCAGTGGCTCAGCTACGCGGAATGATGAAATGAGCAAGTATTTTATTTCCACGAGTCCATCACGTTGAAGCATGAAATTGTTTAAAAGACGAAGTGAAACCAAAAGAACACCGCTTAACCGTTTCACACGAATTGTTTTTTTGAGTTTTCTCGGTTGGCTGATCCTTCGGTCGTGCGTGGTACAAATCTATAAAGTCCCTACAGGTTCCATGAACAACACCTTCAAAGAAGGCGATTACATTGTGGTGAACAAGTTGGTGTATGGAGCCAGGATTCCGATGACACCGCTTTCACTTCCTTTCGGACATACATACCTGGATTGGATCACCTTTTCCTACCACCGGCTTCCAGGATTTTCTTCCATTCAACGAGAGGATATTCTCGTGTTCAATTATCCGGTGGAAAAAGATCTTCCGGTTGACCATCGGAAAGAATATGTGAAGCGTTGTATCGGTTTGGCGGGCGATACAATTTCAATCCGGAAAGGAATTGTCTTCGTAAATGGAAAGAAACACAGGGAAGCCAAAGCCGGTTTACCAATCTATGCCAAAAACTATAAACGTACTGCAACCGATAGTTTGTTTTACAGCCCGGCATATTTTCCCCATTCGGGCAGTGTAAAATGGAATTCGGATCGTTTCGGGCCCTTATTTGTACCAAAAAAAGGGGCAAAGATCCGGCTGAATCACGATCAGCTGCTCATTTATAAAGAAGTGATTGAATCCTGTGAAAACAAGAAGGTACTGGAGCAGAATGATGCTGTTTTTATAAACGGGAAGCGTCAAAAATTCTACACGTTTGAAATGGATTATTATTTCGTTTTGGGAGACAACAGGGCAAATTCACTTGATTCGCGTTTCTGGGGATTTGTACCGGAAGATCACATCATCGGGAAAGTGGTTTATTCGTTTTAAAGTAACTGAAAGACATAGGTGAACAGGCGAAAATAAGTTTTAAAAAAGCGTGGATTTTCGGTGCAAAATAAGATAAAATTTGTACTTTCGATGTTCGTGAAATGAAGGTTCCAGCCTAACAAAAACGTTATAACTCTATCAAATAAAAATGGACATTCAATCATATTTGGATTCAGACATTGTGCAGTTGTATATCTTGGGATATGCATCTGATGACGAGTGCCGTGAATTTGAATCACTGATGAAAGTCCATCCTGAAATCGCTGCCGAATTTGAACTTCATCAACAAGCATTGGCTAATATGGCTGATGATAATAGCGTACAACCGCACCCGAATCTGAAACCGCTGATTTTGGCTACGTTTGATTACATCTCTCGTTTGCAAGACGGTGAAGAATTAATAATTCCTCCTGTATTGAATGAAAACTCTACCATTCAAGATTTTCAATTATGGATCGACCGCAAAGACATGGTAGCTCCGGAAGATTTCGAAGAAGTTCATGCAAAAATCATTGCAGCTACTCCTGAAATGACCTGTGCAATGGTTTGGATCAAAAACAAGGCCCCCGAAGAAGTCCATACCAATGAATATGAGAAATTCCTGATCCTGGAAGGTTCATGTACCATTATAGTCGGAACCGAAGAAAACAAATTGGTGCCGGGTGATTATTTCGCCATTCCGCTTTTTGAATACCATAAAGTCATCGTTACTTCCAAAGAACCGTGTGTGGTTATTTTGCAACGCATTGCTGCGTAATCTCGTGTTTTTCCTTGAAACTGAGCTTTCCATCGACTAGTCGATGGACGGTTTTATATTTCCAACAGATACACAGATTTCGACTCGCCTAACGGTCTAGTCTGTTTGGTGAGGTGAGATGACTGGTAAGGAGTCTGAAATCTGTGCATCTGTAAGAAACCTCTTGTACCAAAAGTTAAAACAAATACCCAATCGATAATTTCACCGCAAACGGCGTTCCCGGTGTATAATGAATTTCACTCACCGATTGTGTTTCATTCTGTAATCGGCTTTCGGTATCAAATTGCGCTTCATTCCATTCTGCATTGAGTATGTTTTCAACGTTTAGCCCGATTTTGAAATGCTGCTGCTGATAATTGACGCCACCATCAATGATCAGATAACCAAGCGCGGTTACGGTGTTCGCTTCATTGGCCGCGCGATCTGTCATGTAACGGTAACGGATCGATGCATTGATCTTTTTGAATGTATAGGCCAATCCGCCGGTGGAAGTTAAGGTTGGCGCAAGTGGAATATGATAATCCGTTTTATTGCGCTGACCAAACAGCGATTCCGTGAGATAATTTTCAGACAGATTAAAATCAACATCTGCAATCAACGACGGAATAATTTGCCAGCGCGCACTTACATCAATTCCGGTTCTTCTGCTCGAACCTTTGTTTTCGGTAGTTCCGGCATCACCTACATATACGAGTTCGTTTTCCAAATTCAGGGTCCAAAGTGCGGT
Encoded proteins:
- a CDS encoding phosphohydrolase; this encodes MRTNAHRNNKKKIINDPVYGFITIPDEFIFDLIEHPFLQRLRRIKQLGMTHLVYPGALHTRFHHVIGAMHLMQQAIHSIRRKGHVVLEEEERAALIAILLHDIGHGPFSHALEYDIANGVSHEQISVYFLERLAEEHLEGKEDLERALMIFKDQYPKKFLHQLVSSQLDMDRLDYLNRDSFFTGVSEGIIGTERIIEMLNVVNDQLVVEEKGIYSIEKFLVARRVMYWQVYLHKTVVSAEFMLINALRRAKQLVKRGETVFASPALGFFLKNDVTKADFEKDPSVLDTFAQLDDYDIMGAVKVWQQHPDKVLSILSTNLVNRRLHKVEISKDPFGPDRIKMEQEIVRQQFDLNDEEVQYFVYSELLTNNAYNQTNQNINLVMKNGTIVDVSKASDNLNISALSSPVEKYCLCYMADRR
- a CDS encoding two-component system response regulator, whose product is MQAKILWADDEMEFLKPHVLFLEAKGYQVDLINNGSEAVELCQENNYDIVFLDENMPGISGLEALARIKEIQPQLPVVMITKSEEESIMEDAIGSKIADYLIKPVNPNQLILCLKKNLDHRKLVSQKTNSNYQQDFRQLGMQLNGRLDANEWGEVYKKLIYWDLEFEGLEDQGMREILNAQKKEANDLFCRFIEKNYEDWFDGDDDAPDMVHHLLKDRVFPLLDEPIFLIVIDNLRYDQWQVLKPIVSNYFTVEKEEIVYSILPTATHYARNALFAGLVPTEIAKRFPNHWLNEEDEGGKNMHEAVFLEGNLKRNGKNVKWSYNKITNLDAGKKLVDQFHNLKDNQLNVIVYNFVDMLSHARTEMDMIKELAADEAAYRSLTLSWFEHSPLQEIFKKIAEKGGKVVVTTDHGTVRVTNPVRIVGDRSTNTNLRYKTGRNLSYKDKEVFTIKHPEKVGLPKSTISSEYVFVRENDYFVYPNNYNHFVHYYNDTFQHGGVSMEELLIPFIILQSK
- a CDS encoding tRNA (adenosine(37)-N6)-threonylcarbamoyltransferase complex ATPase subunit type 1 TsaE; the protein is MEWVAHSLDDLPFVAKSFLESLGHHKIVVFDGQMGAGKTTFITAVLKAMGITDPDGSPTYSIVNSYHSDYYGSVFHYDVYRLKSIEEALGIGMEETLYTDAYCFIEWGEKVQEILPEDTLWVTIEVNEIGERIIRVTENK
- a CDS encoding alanine dehydrogenase, with protein sequence MVKDPELLKQLLKEGNILPMEDMLEISKKKGSLIIGIPKEISFQERRVALVPEAVSLLIANGHNVRIETGAGESSNFLDNEYSEAGAEICLSAKEIFQCDIILKVAPPSEEEVDFMPGGQTLISALQLSVQPKIILQKLIEKKITAIAWDYIRDEDGVFPVVRTMGEIAGTTSILIAGELLSSFNSGKGIMLGGIAGVQPTEVVVLGAGTVGEFATRAAMGLGASVKVFDNSLSRLRRLQNDLGSRIYTSIIQPKVLAKAVMRADVVIGAIRSPLGRTPCVVSEEMVENMKEGSVVVDVSIDQGGCFETSRVTNHNKPTFVKYGVTHYCVPNIASRVPRTASFALSNIFSPILLSMGDSGGCLDLIRNDHGFRGGVYIYRGILTSEVLGKVFDLKYKDLDLLMMGLKG
- a CDS encoding heme oxygenase, encoding MNARISQLQSKTASLSEAIVHHPAYNAINDLQDVRIFMEHHIYAVWDFMSLLKALQRELTCTSIPWMPVGNGNLRYLINEIVTGEESDRSYESEDAHKSHFELYLEAMQQCDASTDGINELFALLQQGKTIQEAIERAEIPEAAKQFLQFTFEVIATGKPHIIAAVFTFGREDLIPNMFHTIVNDINECFPNQVEIFKYYLDRHIEVDGDHHSHLALQMVEALCGNDDAKWDEALIYVERALKSRIALWDGVLVSIQPTEISQ
- the lepB gene encoding signal peptidase I; translated protein: MKLFKRRSETKRTPLNRFTRIVFLSFLGWLILRSCVVQIYKVPTGSMNNTFKEGDYIVVNKLVYGARIPMTPLSLPFGHTYLDWITFSYHRLPGFSSIQREDILVFNYPVEKDLPVDHRKEYVKRCIGLAGDTISIRKGIVFVNGKKHREAKAGLPIYAKNYKRTATDSLFYSPAYFPHSGSVKWNSDRFGPLFVPKKGAKIRLNHDQLLIYKEVIESCENKKVLEQNDAVFINGKRQKFYTFEMDYYFVLGDNRANSLDSRFWGFVPEDHIIGKVVYSF
- a CDS encoding polyketide cyclase is translated as MIILWIVLGAIIGLVALVLIIALFVKRDYSVERTIVVGKSTDETFGFLKLLRNQDRFSKWANIDPNMKKEYVGTDGTPGFTSKWESDHKQVGQGEQEIKRIVEGERIESELRFIKPFAAIAHGYMTTTPISKNETKVAWGFNSRMNYPMNILLVAMNMEKVLAKDFDEGLSNMKKLVESEL